The Synergistes jonesii genomic sequence TTCTCGTCACGGCGCACCGCCGCGAATCGTGGGGCAGGCCGCTCGAAGGCATATGCGAGGCGCTCGTTGAAATACTGGACGCGCACCCCGACGTCTGGATGGTCGTCCCGATGCACAAAAACCCGGCGGTCCGTGAGACGATCGGAAAATATCTAGGCGGGCGCGACAGGGCGATACTCTGCGACCCGCTTGACTATCCCGATTTCGTATGGGCGATGAACACGTCAAAATTTATTTTGAGCGACAGCGGCGGCGTTCAGGAGGAAGCTTCCGCGATAAAGAAACCCGTGCTGATACTGCGCGACGTCACGGAGCGCCCGGAGGTCGTCGAACAGGGCAGCGGTCTCCTCGTCGGAGTGCGGAAAGAGAAGATACTTGCCGCGGCGCTCAGGCTGCTCGAAGAGCCGGGGGCGATCGCGGCGATCGAAAAGAGGTGCGAAGCCCAGCCCTTCGGCGACGGCACCGCATCTGTTAAAATAGTAAATACACTTAAGGAGAGCCTTCTGAAATAGATGGAAAGCAGCGAAGAGAAAAAAATGGCGGAAAAAATGCTAATAAGAGGCGGCAGGAAACTGCGCGGGACCGTAGACGTCCAGGGCGCTAAAAATGCCGCTCTGCCCGTCATGGCCGCGTCGATTCTGTTGAAGGGAGGTTCGCTCTCGCTCGAAGGTGTCCCCGACCTCTATGACATACGCACGATGCGCGACCTGCTGTCGGATCTCGGCGCTTCGGTAACCTTCAACGGCCACAGGATGAGGATCGACGTACCGGAAAAATTAAAAGCCGACACTCCCGTCGAACTCGTCCGCAAGATGCGCGCCTCGTCGCTCGTGCTCGGTCCGCTCGTCGCGCGCTGCGGACGCGCGCACCTACCGCTGCCGGGCGGTTGCGTGCTCGGCAGCCGGCCTCTCGATTTCCATCTTAAAGGGCTCGCGAAGATGGGATCGGATATCGAGCTTAAGTCGGGCGCGGTGAACGCGACCGCGGGACGGCTCAAAGGGACGACGATAACTCTCGAATACCCTTCCGTGGGAGCGACGGAGAATCTGATGATGGCGGCTACTTTAGCCGAAGGGACGACCTTTATAGAGAACGCCGCGAAGGAGCCGGAGATCGTGAATTTGGCCGAGATTCTGCGTCTTATGGGAGCCTCGGTGAGCGGCGACGGCGGTGAGACCATTCGCGTGAGCGGAGTGACTTCGCTGCACTCAGCGACGGGCCGGATAATACCGGACAGGATAGAGGCCGCGACCTATCTGATAGCCGGCGTGATCACGGGCGGCGCGGTCACAGTGAGAGGCATTCCGGCCGCCTATATGGAGGCGATACTGAACAAGTTGGAAGAGGCGGGGGCGGAAATAGACGTCTTTGGAAACGAAATAACCGCGAAGTGCGGCGCGCCGCTCAAGGGCGTCACCGTCAAGACGATGCCCTATCCGGGCTTCCCGACGGATGTGCAGCCCCAGATGATGGCGGCGCTGACTTTAGCGTCGGGGACGAGCGTAATACATGAGAGCGTCTTCGACTCGCGGCTGCTGCATATCAGCGAGTTCAAAAAGGTGGGCGCGAAAATCGAGGTGCAGGACAACGTCGCGATCATCACGGGCGTGCCCTCTTTGACCGGAGCAGAGGTGCATTCTTCGAACCTGCGCGCCGGAGCGGCGCTGATACTGCTCGGACTCGCGGCCGAAGGCGAAAGCACGATCTGCGAACTACACCACGTCTGGCGCGGCTACGAAGGACTCGTCGAAAAGCTGCGCTCTCTCGGCGCGGATATCGAATACGCCGATTGACGGAAGATAAAATGGCGGAAGAAAGAGAGCGGATCAACGATAAGATAACGACATCGGCCTTCGTCGGAGCAGCCGGCACGGGGAAGAGCCAGCGCGCCCAGCTCGTCGCCTCTTTAGTCGACGCTGATTATATAATCGACGACGGGCTCGTGATATACAAGGGCAGCATCGTCTGCGGAAAGAGTGCGAAGTCTGAGAGGAATCAGGTCAGCGCTATAAGGCGCGCGCTTTTTGAGTTCGAAGAGCACCGCCAGGCCGTGATATCCTTCTTCAAATCGGCCGCGCCCGCGTCTGTGATGGTTATAGCGACGTCCGACGGCATGGCGCTGAAGATACTGCGCCGCCTCAGACTGCCCGCCCCTTCGCAGATCGTGCACATCGAAGACGTCGCGACGCCGGAGGAGATAGTGAAGGCGCGCAGGGAGCGCTTCAAGAAGGGACAGCACGTGATACCCGTCTCGCACGTCCTCGTGCGGAAGAATTTCGCCGGCAAACTCGTCGGCCAGCTGAGGGTGTTCTGGAAGTCGAAGGACAAGCGCGAAGGCGAAAAGACGATAGTGCGTCCGCCCTTCAGCTTTTACGGCGACGTGCATATAGAGCCCGAAGCGATAAAAGAGCTCGTCTCTTTTATCGCCGGCAGGACAGCCCAGATCGTCAAGGTGAACGAAGTCGGCGTGACGCCGCAGGAAGACGCGCTGCGCATAGAGATAAAGCTCGCCGTCAAGCTCGGCGATAAAAAGCTTATCGAAGTCGCGTCCCTCGTGAAGAGGCGCATCGCCGTCAGTCTGCGCTATTTCACCGGTCTCGACGTGAAGAGCGTGGACGTGATCATTTCGGAGGTACAGGTATGAACGATGAAAGAAAACTGCTGATGAAGCTCTCGGAAGGCGAGCGTGCTGCCTACAAAAAAGTTCTGTGGGAGGAAGCGCGCTCAAATGCACTTGCGTGCCGCGCCTGTCCTTTGGCCGATACGCGCGCGAAGGTTGTCTTCGGCGACGGAGACCCCGATTCGAAGCTGCTCTTCATCGGCGAGGGTCCGGGGGCCGACGAGGACGCGCAGGGGCTGCCCTTCGTCGGCAAGGCGGGACAGCTGCTGACCCAGATACTCACCGCAG encodes the following:
- a CDS encoding Asp23/Gls24 family envelope stress response protein — protein: MAEERERINDKITTSAFVGAAGTGKSQRAQLVASLVDADYIIDDGLVIYKGSIVCGKSAKSERNQVSAIRRALFEFEEHRQAVISFFKSAAPASVMVIATSDGMALKILRRLRLPAPSQIVHIEDVATPEEIVKARRERFKKGQHVIPVSHVLVRKNFAGKLVGQLRVFWKSKDKREGEKTIVRPPFSFYGDVHIEPEAIKELVSFIAGRTAQIVKVNEVGVTPQEDALRIEIKLAVKLGDKKLIEVASLVKRRIAVSLRYFTGLDVKSVDVIISEVQV
- the murA gene encoding UDP-N-acetylglucosamine 1-carboxyvinyltransferase, coding for MESSEEKKMAEKMLIRGGRKLRGTVDVQGAKNAALPVMAASILLKGGSLSLEGVPDLYDIRTMRDLLSDLGASVTFNGHRMRIDVPEKLKADTPVELVRKMRASSLVLGPLVARCGRAHLPLPGGCVLGSRPLDFHLKGLAKMGSDIELKSGAVNATAGRLKGTTITLEYPSVGATENLMMAATLAEGTTFIENAAKEPEIVNLAEILRLMGASVSGDGGETIRVSGVTSLHSATGRIIPDRIEAATYLIAGVITGGAVTVRGIPAAYMEAILNKLEEAGAEIDVFGNEITAKCGAPLKGVTVKTMPYPGFPTDVQPQMMAALTLASGTSVIHESVFDSRLLHISEFKKVGAKIEVQDNVAIITGVPSLTGAEVHSSNLRAGAALILLGLAAEGESTICELHHVWRGYEGLVEKLRSLGADIEYAD